The proteins below come from a single Ruegeria sp. SCSIO 43209 genomic window:
- a CDS encoding K+/H+ antiporter subunit F, with translation MITYAIYFAFACFGAAIMMCLWRIITADGVGTRVLALDTMVINTIALLILYGLSIETEIFFESAMIIAMLGFVSTVAYARFMLRGNIIE, from the coding sequence ATGATCACTTATGCGATCTATTTTGCTTTTGCCTGCTTCGGCGCTGCGATCATGATGTGCTTGTGGCGTATCATTACAGCCGACGGTGTCGGTACGCGCGTTCTGGCTCTGGATACCATGGTGATCAACACCATCGCTCTGCTAATCCTTTACGGCTTGAGTATCGAGACCGAGATCTTCTTTGAATCCGCCATGATAATCGCCATGCTCGGCTTTGTTTCAACCGTGGCTTATGCGCGCTTTATGCTGCGTGGCAATATCATCGAATGA
- a CDS encoding bifunctional UDP-sugar hydrolase/5'-nucleotidase: protein MFTRFLASAAVLGLSAGMAAAEYKLTILHTNDFHSRFEPINKYDSACGDEDNAEGKCFGGSARLVTAVEEARGRADNSILVDGGDQFQGSLFYTYYKGKVAAEFMNKLGYDAMTVGNHEFDDGPEVLRGFIDSVDFPVLMSNADYADEELLTDKIKKSAVIEVGGEKIGLIGLTPEDTHDIASPGPNITFSDPVPAVQAEVDKLTGEGVNKIIVLSHSGYGVDQRVAQETTGVDVIVGGHSNTYLSNTSDKAAGPYPTVVNGVQIVQAYAYGKFLGELNVTFDDDGNVVSAEGEPLIMDNAVTEDQAALDRIAELAVPLDEIRNKVVAEASASIEGDRSVCRVQECEMGNLVADAMLARVADQGAQIAIANSGGLRASIDPGEVTMGEVLTVLPFQNTLSTFEISGQGVIDALENGVSQVEEVKGRFPQVAGMTFTWDPSVAPNEGRIVEVMVAKDGGFEAIDPAATYLVVTNNYVRNGGDGYSVFSGDDKNAYDFGPDLADVTAEYLAENAPYQPYLDGRIKQK, encoded by the coding sequence ATGTTCACCCGTTTTCTGGCTTCGGCTGCGGTATTGGGGCTAAGCGCCGGTATGGCGGCTGCCGAATACAAGCTTACGATTCTGCATACAAACGATTTCCACTCGCGCTTTGAGCCGATCAACAAGTACGACAGCGCCTGTGGCGACGAAGACAATGCCGAAGGCAAGTGCTTTGGTGGATCGGCGCGCCTTGTGACGGCAGTCGAAGAGGCCCGCGGACGGGCCGATAACTCGATCCTCGTTGATGGGGGCGACCAGTTCCAGGGCTCGCTGTTCTATACCTACTACAAGGGTAAGGTTGCGGCTGAGTTCATGAACAAGCTGGGCTATGACGCCATGACTGTGGGCAACCATGAATTCGACGATGGCCCTGAGGTGCTGCGCGGCTTCATCGACTCGGTCGATTTCCCGGTGCTGATGTCCAACGCCGATTATGCGGATGAGGAACTGCTGACCGACAAGATCAAGAAATCGGCTGTGATCGAAGTGGGCGGCGAAAAGATCGGTCTGATCGGACTGACACCGGAAGACACGCACGATATCGCGTCACCCGGTCCAAACATCACCTTCTCTGATCCAGTTCCTGCCGTTCAGGCTGAGGTCGACAAGCTGACCGGCGAAGGTGTGAACAAGATCATCGTTCTCAGCCACTCAGGCTATGGCGTCGATCAGCGCGTGGCGCAGGAGACCACGGGCGTTGACGTGATCGTGGGTGGGCATTCGAACACATATCTTTCGAACACATCCGACAAGGCCGCCGGGCCGTACCCGACCGTCGTAAACGGGGTGCAGATCGTTCAGGCCTATGCCTATGGCAAGTTTCTGGGTGAATTGAATGTGACATTCGATGATGACGGAAATGTTGTATCCGCTGAGGGTGAACCGCTGATCATGGACAATGCGGTGACCGAGGATCAGGCCGCGCTGGACCGCATCGCCGAGCTGGCCGTTCCGCTGGATGAAATTCGCAACAAGGTTGTCGCGGAAGCGTCAGCTTCGATTGAAGGCGACCGGTCCGTTTGTCGCGTGCAGGAATGTGAAATGGGCAATCTTGTTGCGGATGCCATGCTGGCGCGGGTTGCCGATCAGGGCGCCCAGATTGCGATTGCGAACTCGGGTGGGCTGCGCGCCTCGATCGATCCGGGTGAGGTGACCATGGGTGAGGTGCTGACAGTTCTGCCGTTCCAGAACACGCTCTCGACCTTCGAGATCAGCGGTCAGGGCGTGATTGATGCTCTTGAAAACGGGGTGAGCCAAGTTGAAGAGGTCAAAGGCCGCTTCCCTCAGGTGGCAGGAATGACATTTACCTGGGATCCATCGGTTGCCCCGAATGAGGGCCGGATTGTTGAGGTCATGGTCGCCAAGGATGGCGGTTTCGAAGCTATTGATCCAGCTGCGACATATCTGGTGGTGACAAACAACTATGTCCGCAATGGCGGCGATGGTTACTCTGTGTTCTCAGGTGATGACAAGAACGCCTATGATTTCGGGCCTGATCTGGCGGATGTTACGGCGGAATATCTAGCCGAGAACGCCCCGTATCAGCCTTATCTGGACGGGCGCATCAAACAGAAGTGA
- the arsC gene encoding arsenate reductase (glutaredoxin) (This arsenate reductase requires both glutathione and glutaredoxin to convert arsenate to arsenite, after which the efflux transporter formed by ArsA and ArsB can extrude the arsenite from the cell, providing resistance.) — protein sequence MIEYWHNPRCSKSRAGLALLQENGADPEVRKYLEDAPSADEIRTVLAKLIIPAISMMRTGEKTFKELGLAKTSPDEKLVQAMAEHPILIERPLAIAGDKAAIGRPPENLLDLL from the coding sequence ATGATCGAATATTGGCACAATCCGCGCTGTTCCAAATCCCGCGCGGGGTTGGCGTTGCTGCAGGAAAACGGCGCAGATCCTGAGGTGCGCAAATACCTCGAAGACGCGCCCTCGGCCGATGAAATCCGGACGGTTCTGGCCAAGCTGATTATCCCGGCGATCAGCATGATGCGCACCGGAGAGAAAACGTTCAAAGAGCTTGGCCTGGCCAAGACCTCGCCCGATGAGAAGCTTGTTCAGGCCATGGCCGAACACCCGATCCTGATCGAGCGTCCGCTGGCCATCGCGGGCGACAAAGCCGCTATCGGACGCCCGCCCGAGAACCTGCTGGACTTGCTTTAG
- a CDS encoding quinone-dependent dihydroorotate dehydrogenase, which produces MKLTEKLGLAALHRLDPETAHGLSIKALTSGLAPTPGPVTSDRLKTRVAGLDLPNPVGLAAGYDKNGEALAPLSRAGFGFIEVGAVTPRPQPGNPKPRLFRLTEDHAAINRFGFNNEGMEVMATRLAQRPKDAVIGLNLGANKDSDDRPRDFAKVLAHCAAHLDFATVNVSSPNTEKLRDLQGKAALTALLSGVIETRNALPRPIPIFLKIAPDLTEHELQDIAAVARETGVDAVIATNTTLSRDGLRSAHKDQAGGLSGAPLFEKSTRVLAQLSQLTGADIPLIGVGGISTAEQAYAKICAGASAVQFYTAMVYGGISLAADIAQGLDTLLERDGFDSVAQAVGSKREDWL; this is translated from the coding sequence ATGAAACTGACCGAAAAACTTGGGCTCGCTGCGCTGCACCGTCTTGACCCGGAAACCGCGCATGGGCTTTCGATCAAGGCCCTGACCTCGGGGCTTGCACCGACGCCTGGGCCGGTCACATCGGACCGGCTGAAGACCCGAGTCGCGGGTCTGGATTTGCCCAACCCCGTCGGACTGGCTGCGGGGTATGATAAGAATGGCGAGGCGCTGGCCCCGCTCTCGCGCGCCGGATTCGGGTTTATCGAAGTGGGTGCGGTGACACCCCGCCCACAGCCAGGCAACCCTAAACCGCGCCTCTTCCGCCTGACCGAAGACCACGCGGCGATCAACCGCTTTGGCTTCAACAATGAAGGTATGGAAGTCATGGCCACGCGTCTTGCGCAGCGTCCCAAGGACGCGGTGATCGGTCTGAACCTCGGGGCCAACAAAGACAGTGATGATCGCCCCAGAGACTTCGCCAAAGTGCTTGCCCATTGCGCTGCGCATTTGGACTTTGCCACCGTCAACGTGTCTTCACCCAACACCGAAAAGCTGCGAGATTTACAGGGCAAAGCAGCGCTAACTGCGCTGCTGAGCGGTGTGATCGAAACCCGAAACGCCCTGCCACGCCCGATCCCTATCTTCCTGAAGATCGCCCCGGATCTAACTGAGCACGAATTGCAGGATATCGCCGCTGTCGCCCGTGAAACCGGCGTGGACGCGGTGATCGCCACCAACACCACGCTGTCGCGCGATGGCCTGCGCAGTGCGCACAAGGATCAGGCCGGAGGCCTGTCCGGCGCGCCGTTGTTCGAGAAATCGACGCGGGTGCTGGCGCAGCTCAGCCAGTTGACGGGCGCAGATATCCCGCTGATCGGGGTCGGTGGCATCAGCACGGCAGAACAGGCCTATGCCAAGATCTGCGCCGGAGCGTCCGCAGTGCAGTTCTACACGGCGATGGTCTATGGCGGGATTTCCCTGGCCGCTGACATCGCACAGGGGTTGGACACGCTGCTGGAGCGCGACGGCTTCGATTCGGTCGCGCAAGCGGTGGGCAGTAAACGAGAGGACTGGCTATGA
- a CDS encoding DUF952 domain-containing protein, giving the protein MLIYKIFRADEWANLQAQGASDGAPIDVLDGYVHFSTAEQAAETAAKHFAGVEGLTLLACDSQAMGDDLKWEVSRGGALFPHLYRQIKMSDVVWSRELPFDGQAHQFPQEME; this is encoded by the coding sequence ATGCTGATTTACAAGATCTTCCGCGCCGATGAATGGGCAAACCTGCAGGCACAAGGGGCTTCGGATGGTGCACCGATTGATGTGTTGGATGGATATGTTCATTTCTCAACCGCAGAACAGGCCGCTGAAACCGCTGCCAAGCACTTTGCCGGGGTCGAGGGCCTGACCCTCTTGGCCTGTGATAGCCAAGCAATGGGCGATGATCTGAAATGGGAGGTCTCGCGTGGTGGCGCATTGTTCCCCCATCTCTACCGCCAGATTAAAATGTCGGATGTGGTCTGGTCACGCGAACTGCCCTTTGACGGTCAGGCGCACCAGTTCCCGCAGGAGATGGAATGA
- the mnmH gene encoding tRNA 2-selenouridine(34) synthase MnmH: protein MVLKVSSLQQFYNHTFDTIVDVRSPAEFAEDHMPGAINLPVLDNEERAWVGTIYVQQSPFLARKLGAALVFRNAAGHIEDHLSHHEGDWKPLVYCWRGGQRSGSFTWMLQQIGWRAEVVEGGYRSYRRLVKQFLYDEVLPYRLVALDGYTGTAKTDLLGHLKAQGAQVLDLEGLANHRGSLLGEMPGGQPSQKAFESALAASLGELDAARPVVVEAESSKIGNLILPPSLWSALCSAPRIQITAPIAARTAYLVSAYDDILSDSERLRDRLSPLRIHRGHEVVDGWLEMIDAGDKRGLTQALMEQHYDPAYAKSRKAQRAEVIAQIEAPSLDDTGLSATVARIKNVLDQL, encoded by the coding sequence ATGGTTTTGAAAGTCTCCAGCCTGCAGCAATTCTACAACCACACGTTTGATACGATTGTCGACGTGCGTAGCCCGGCTGAGTTCGCCGAAGACCATATGCCGGGCGCTATCAATCTGCCGGTTCTGGACAATGAAGAACGCGCATGGGTCGGTACCATCTACGTCCAGCAAAGCCCGTTTCTGGCCCGCAAGCTGGGTGCTGCGCTGGTGTTTCGCAACGCGGCAGGCCATATCGAGGATCACCTGAGCCATCATGAGGGCGACTGGAAACCGCTGGTCTATTGCTGGCGTGGCGGGCAGCGATCAGGATCATTTACCTGGATGTTGCAACAAATCGGCTGGCGCGCCGAGGTGGTTGAAGGCGGCTATCGCAGCTATCGCCGACTGGTAAAGCAGTTCCTCTATGATGAAGTGTTGCCATATCGATTGGTCGCGCTGGATGGTTATACCGGGACGGCCAAGACAGACCTGTTGGGCCATCTAAAGGCGCAAGGCGCGCAAGTGCTGGACCTTGAAGGGCTGGCCAATCACCGAGGCTCATTGTTGGGCGAAATGCCGGGTGGGCAACCCAGTCAGAAAGCCTTCGAATCCGCGCTCGCCGCTTCCTTGGGCGAGCTGGATGCAGCGCGTCCGGTGGTTGTTGAAGCAGAATCATCCAAGATCGGAAACCTGATCCTCCCGCCCAGCCTGTGGTCGGCCTTGTGTTCTGCACCTCGCATCCAGATCACAGCACCGATTGCTGCGCGCACCGCGTATCTGGTGTCTGCTTATGATGACATCCTGTCGGATAGCGAACGGCTGCGTGATCGATTGTCTCCACTGCGCATTCACCGCGGCCATGAAGTTGTGGATGGTTGGCTGGAAATGATCGATGCCGGCGACAAGCGTGGACTGACACAGGCATTGATGGAACAGCATTACGACCCGGCCTATGCCAAATCGCGTAAGGCGCAGCGTGCCGAAGTGATCGCGCAGATTGAGGCACCGTCACTTGATGATACCGGGCTGTCGGCGACGGTGGCTCGGATTAAGAATGTTCTGGATCAGCTTTGA
- a CDS encoding sulfotransferase has protein sequence MAQQTANSLKSKALADLETGKLPQALKKAQLGIKKHPKDADYQAIAGFVLTEMKRYKQSIPHFAEASRMKPDDAQFVENLANALMQTGQIPRALSYAEQKLERFPNNKELVRVIDEIQLKGQNWRLIIDHTTNKLEKDPNNADLLWLRARAYGEVGFSDHSSQDIARAYGIAPENEKIALSKAVDLYQSGDKEGSKTILRAVLERNKFCAAALYQMSLMVDNDHAESLARAVDTAISESDHANSVLEFAKAHLISKLDGLFSALPHFARANAIQHNVNPYDSTQEEKRYKEISTFFPLNVPPATAGVSDGPKPIFVVGQPRSGTTLMEMMLSSAPDIAGCGELTIAGELSQKVRESGKPFDADAAAECAAEFRRLMPPLPESSTAFVDKMPHNYQRLGFIMSAFPNARVINMLRDPRDVGLSKWIRRFHSPGMRYASNLESIAHSANLYRCYLSHWEKLFGDRILTVRYEDLVVDPKTCIQQVAAFCGIDWDERMMTPEKNTRKVRTASTDQVRKKISTGSIGGWQEVADQIQPMLDGLDQALWPEYRFD, from the coding sequence ATGGCACAGCAGACCGCAAATTCCCTCAAGAGCAAAGCATTGGCCGATCTGGAGACAGGGAAGTTGCCGCAGGCCTTGAAAAAAGCGCAGCTTGGCATCAAGAAACACCCCAAGGATGCCGATTACCAAGCAATCGCAGGCTTTGTCCTGACCGAGATGAAGCGGTACAAGCAGTCCATTCCACACTTCGCTGAAGCATCGCGAATGAAACCGGACGATGCTCAATTTGTCGAAAACCTCGCCAACGCGTTAATGCAGACAGGTCAAATTCCGCGTGCGCTGTCTTATGCCGAGCAGAAACTTGAACGCTTCCCGAATAACAAAGAACTGGTCCGCGTCATTGATGAAATTCAGCTCAAGGGACAGAATTGGCGCCTGATCATCGACCATACGACGAACAAACTGGAAAAAGACCCTAACAATGCAGATTTGCTTTGGTTGCGGGCCCGCGCCTACGGAGAGGTCGGATTCTCCGATCACAGCTCTCAGGACATTGCCCGCGCTTATGGGATCGCACCTGAAAATGAAAAAATCGCATTGTCAAAAGCCGTAGACTTGTATCAATCGGGCGACAAAGAGGGCTCAAAAACCATTTTGCGCGCTGTACTTGAGAGAAACAAGTTTTGCGCGGCGGCGCTCTACCAAATGTCTCTAATGGTGGACAATGACCATGCCGAGAGCCTTGCGCGTGCTGTCGACACCGCAATTTCAGAAAGTGATCACGCCAACTCGGTGCTTGAATTCGCAAAGGCGCACTTGATCTCCAAACTTGATGGGCTGTTCTCGGCGCTCCCCCACTTTGCGCGGGCCAATGCCATTCAACACAACGTGAATCCGTATGACAGCACGCAAGAAGAGAAACGGTACAAAGAAATCAGCACGTTTTTTCCCCTGAATGTACCTCCTGCGACTGCAGGCGTAAGCGATGGGCCCAAGCCGATATTCGTAGTCGGACAGCCACGATCAGGCACAACACTGATGGAAATGATGCTTAGTTCGGCACCGGATATCGCCGGCTGCGGAGAGCTGACGATTGCAGGTGAATTATCCCAGAAGGTCAGAGAGAGCGGCAAACCATTTGACGCAGACGCAGCTGCTGAATGTGCAGCAGAGTTTCGCAGGCTGATGCCACCCTTACCCGAAAGTTCGACTGCATTCGTTGACAAGATGCCACATAACTATCAGCGGCTCGGCTTCATAATGTCAGCGTTCCCGAATGCCCGCGTGATCAACATGTTGCGCGATCCAAGGGATGTGGGGCTATCAAAATGGATCAGGCGTTTTCACTCACCGGGTATGCGCTATGCATCCAATCTTGAATCGATTGCCCACTCAGCCAACCTGTACCGGTGCTATCTTTCTCATTGGGAAAAGCTGTTCGGTGATCGTATTCTGACGGTTCGATATGAGGACCTGGTAGTCGACCCCAAAACCTGTATCCAGCAAGTCGCCGCCTTCTGCGGTATCGACTGGGATGAGCGGATGATGACCCCTGAGAAAAATACCCGGAAAGTCCGCACCGCCAGCACCGATCAGGTGCGCAAGAAAATCTCAACCGGGTCAATTGGTGGCTGGCAAGAGGTTGCGGATCAAATTCAGCCGATGTTGGATGGGCTGGATCAGGCATTGTGGCCCGAATACAGGTTCGATTGA
- a CDS encoding Na+/H+ antiporter subunit E, protein MKLLHRIFPHPHLTALLTLVWVFLANTGSLNSVVFGLLLGIIIPFITQPYWPDRPKLRNWPMVAEYMLVVLWDIVMANIAVARIILFKRDADRQPSFVSVPLELRTPEAITVLAGTITMTPGTVSCDLSAQGHYLLVHCLDAPNPEEVRDQIKQRYERRLKEIFE, encoded by the coding sequence ATGAAGCTTCTGCACCGTATATTTCCGCATCCCCATCTGACCGCACTACTTACACTGGTGTGGGTGTTTCTGGCAAACACCGGGTCTTTGAACTCGGTGGTCTTTGGCCTGCTACTGGGCATCATCATTCCGTTTATCACTCAGCCCTATTGGCCGGATCGCCCGAAACTGCGCAATTGGCCGATGGTGGCGGAATACATGTTGGTTGTCTTATGGGATATCGTGATGGCCAATATCGCGGTGGCCCGGATCATCCTGTTCAAACGCGACGCAGACCGCCAGCCAAGCTTTGTCAGCGTGCCGCTGGAACTGCGCACGCCCGAGGCCATCACAGTTCTGGCCGGAACCATCACCATGACCCCCGGCACCGTCAGTTGCGATTTGTCCGCACAAGGGCACTACCTGCTGGTTCATTGTCTGGATGCACCGAACCCCGAAGAGGTGCGCGACCAGATCAAACAACGCTATGAGCGCCGCCTGAAGGAGATTTTCGAATGA
- the selD gene encoding selenide, water dikinase SelD, which translates to MHKPLLPLTRDLVLIGGGHTHALLLRKWGMKPLSGARVTVINPGPTAPYSGMLPGFVAGHYQRWELDIDLVRLARFAGTRVILGAVEGIDPDTRQIHVPGRPPVAFDVASVNVGITSDMPALPGFAEHAVPAKPLGLFAAQWQSYLSGTGRALVAVIGGGVAGVELVMAMAHALRSRGREAQVTLIDSATALTATVPKASATIRQAMAHLGIEVLENASIQKISAGEIELTDGRQIPADFITGAAGARPYEWISNTGLALHDGFIKVNASLQSSDPAIFAAGDCAHLSENPRPKAGVYAVREAPILYDNLRAALGSGSMRRYVPQKDYLKLISLGGKSALAERLGTSFSGPLMWQWKNHIDQKFMNRFRELPQMLTTALPRHHAAGLQEALGEKPMCGGCGAKVGRGALQAALQELPQLDRPDITPLPGDDASVLLTGGTRQVMTSDHLRSFTNDPALMTRIAAVHALGDIWAMGARPQAATATIILPRMSAELQQRTMAEIMHIASDVMHQAGAEIVGGHSSMGDEMTIGFTLTGLCDAEPITLGGAKPNDALILTKPLGSGVLMAAEMAGKAEGAWVAAAFAQMIQPQGEASRILKNAHAMTDVTGFGLAGHLQGVCEASGCGATLSLDAIPALEGAAELSDQGIRSTIYTDNRAIAPGLPTGGKADLLFDPQTAGGLLAAVDANKAEQVCSELRAAGYPAALIGHIDATSGLRVQS; encoded by the coding sequence ATGCACAAACCTCTGCTGCCCCTAACCCGCGATCTGGTTCTGATAGGCGGAGGACACACGCACGCGCTACTGCTGCGCAAATGGGGTATGAAACCACTGTCCGGCGCGCGGGTTACGGTGATAAACCCCGGTCCCACCGCACCCTATTCGGGCATGTTGCCAGGATTTGTCGCTGGTCACTATCAGCGGTGGGAGCTTGATATTGATTTGGTGCGTCTGGCCCGCTTTGCCGGTACGCGGGTGATACTGGGCGCAGTTGAAGGTATCGACCCGGACACACGCCAAATCCATGTGCCCGGACGCCCGCCGGTGGCGTTTGATGTGGCCTCGGTCAATGTCGGGATCACCTCGGATATGCCAGCATTGCCGGGATTCGCCGAGCATGCCGTTCCGGCCAAGCCGCTCGGCCTCTTCGCCGCGCAGTGGCAAAGCTATCTTTCAGGGACGGGCCGCGCCTTGGTCGCCGTGATCGGTGGTGGCGTTGCGGGAGTAGAGCTAGTCATGGCGATGGCCCATGCACTGCGTTCCAGAGGACGTGAAGCGCAGGTTACGTTGATCGACAGTGCAACAGCCCTGACAGCGACTGTCCCGAAGGCATCCGCTACCATCCGGCAGGCGATGGCGCACCTGGGGATCGAAGTTCTGGAAAACGCATCAATCCAGAAGATTTCTGCGGGCGAAATCGAGCTAACGGACGGTCGCCAGATACCGGCCGATTTCATCACCGGTGCTGCAGGCGCGCGGCCCTATGAGTGGATATCCAATACCGGCCTCGCGCTGCATGACGGTTTCATCAAAGTGAACGCGTCTCTGCAATCCAGCGATCCGGCGATTTTCGCCGCTGGAGATTGCGCCCACCTGTCCGAGAACCCGCGCCCCAAGGCAGGGGTCTACGCAGTGCGCGAGGCACCAATACTGTATGACAATTTGCGCGCCGCGCTAGGGTCTGGGAGTATGCGGCGTTACGTGCCGCAGAAGGATTACCTGAAACTCATCTCTCTGGGTGGAAAATCCGCACTGGCCGAACGATTGGGAACATCGTTCAGCGGACCGCTTATGTGGCAATGGAAAAACCATATCGATCAGAAGTTCATGAACCGATTCCGTGAACTGCCCCAAATGCTCACCACCGCATTGCCCCGTCATCACGCAGCAGGGCTGCAAGAGGCGTTGGGAGAAAAACCAATGTGCGGCGGGTGTGGTGCAAAGGTGGGTCGAGGCGCTTTGCAGGCCGCATTGCAGGAGTTGCCGCAGCTCGACAGGCCCGACATTACACCCCTGCCCGGTGACGATGCGTCGGTGCTGTTAACCGGTGGCACGCGACAGGTTATGACATCGGATCACTTACGCAGCTTCACCAACGATCCCGCCTTGATGACGCGTATCGCCGCTGTCCACGCGCTTGGTGATATCTGGGCAATGGGCGCTCGTCCGCAGGCTGCGACAGCAACGATCATCCTGCCGCGCATGTCAGCTGAGCTGCAGCAGCGCACAATGGCTGAGATCATGCATATTGCCAGCGACGTCATGCACCAAGCCGGGGCTGAGATCGTCGGCGGCCATAGCTCAATGGGTGACGAAATGACGATCGGGTTCACTCTGACCGGGCTCTGTGATGCTGAACCGATCACGCTGGGTGGCGCAAAACCTAATGATGCTTTGATCCTGACAAAGCCGTTGGGCAGCGGTGTTTTGATGGCGGCCGAAATGGCGGGCAAGGCGGAAGGCGCCTGGGTCGCGGCAGCTTTCGCGCAAATGATACAGCCACAGGGTGAGGCGTCCCGCATCCTGAAAAATGCCCATGCGATGACGGATGTCACCGGTTTTGGTCTGGCGGGTCACCTGCAAGGGGTATGCGAAGCGTCTGGCTGCGGGGCAACCCTGTCTTTGGACGCGATTCCAGCTCTGGAAGGTGCGGCAGAGCTCAGTGATCAGGGCATTCGATCTACAATCTACACCGACAACCGTGCCATCGCCCCAGGCCTTCCGACCGGCGGCAAGGCGGATTTATTATTCGATCCTCAGACTGCGGGAGGTCTCTTGGCGGCCGTCGATGCCAACAAAGCCGAGCAAGTATGCTCGGAACTACGCGCCGCCGGTTACCCTGCCGCCCTGATTGGTCACATCGACGCTACATCGGGCCTGCGTGTTCAAAGCTGA
- a CDS encoding DUF1330 domain-containing protein, which produces MTRFIDPEREQFEAFKALDRDHPIEMLNLVKFRETAQYPSDHALAGAHLTGAQAYGKYGSETAPIVARIGASILWRGAFQTMLIGPQNEAWDAVFIARYPTAHAFLEMVTDPAYRAAVIHRQAAVETSRLIRCAPTEGGDSFG; this is translated from the coding sequence ATGACACGCTTCATCGATCCCGAACGCGAACAGTTCGAGGCGTTTAAGGCCCTCGATCGAGACCATCCTATCGAGATGCTCAATCTGGTGAAGTTTCGCGAAACAGCTCAGTATCCGTCCGATCACGCGCTGGCCGGCGCACATCTGACCGGCGCACAGGCCTATGGCAAATACGGGTCTGAAACCGCGCCTATCGTCGCCCGCATAGGAGCGTCGATCCTTTGGCGCGGCGCATTTCAGACTATGCTGATCGGTCCACAAAATGAGGCTTGGGATGCTGTGTTCATCGCCCGCTACCCCACCGCCCACGCATTTCTTGAGATGGTGACCGACCCTGCCTATCGCGCCGCGGTGATACACCGGCAGGCCGCCGTTGAAACCTCGCGCCTGATACGTTGCGCGCCGACAGAGGGTGGAGATTCCTTCGGATGA
- a CDS encoding Na+/H+ antiporter subunit G, producing the protein MTFIFELLIAFFLIVSGIFGFVGSFGMIKLKDPMSRLHAPTKATTLGVGGVLLASIAHSVLLEGKLSMHELLITLFLFLTAPITALFIAKWHIHRHEKPSDLPDAGEDELWATHAVEQVEDVPDHSTN; encoded by the coding sequence ATGACCTTTATCTTCGAACTGCTCATCGCATTCTTCCTGATCGTATCGGGCATTTTCGGCTTTGTCGGATCATTCGGCATGATCAAGCTGAAAGACCCCATGTCCCGCCTGCACGCACCCACCAAGGCAACTACGCTGGGCGTGGGCGGCGTCCTACTGGCCTCGATCGCGCATTCGGTTTTGCTTGAGGGCAAACTGTCGATGCACGAGTTGTTGATCACGCTCTTTCTGTTCCTGACGGCCCCGATCACGGCCCTGTTCATTGCCAAATGGCACATTCATCGCCATGAAAAACCCAGTGATCTACCAGACGCAGGCGAGGATGAGCTTTGGGCCACCCACGCGGTCGAACAGGTCGAGGACGTCCCGGACCACAGTACGAACTGA